CTTCAATCTTTCAATAAATCTAGCCGCGCTTTCAGCATTTAAATCATAAGATTTTGTAGTTAGTTGATGGCGACCATATGTTTTATAAATTTCTTCAAGAATTTCAAATAAATTTTTATTCTTTTGTGTGCTATAAAAATTAACCATTCTTAAAATCTCAAATAAAAATTGGTATGCATCAAAATCATTTGTTATTGAATTATGCGGTAAAAATTCATAGCTTGAAGTGAACGCAAAAAGAAGTTTTTTATCTGTTTTTTCAACCGTTTTATAAACCGATGATTTATTAATAAAATCTATTGTTTGAATGCCATTTATTTCAGCAATTTTTTTAGTTAAAGTTCCAACATGGTTATTTTTAGCAATAACAAACTTGTTTAATTCTTCTTTTGTTATATTTTTATCTTCAGTTAGTAAAAAATGTAAATATATTGCAGCCAATTCATCAGGTTTAAAAAATTTAAACAACGACTTATGTTTTATACATAAATTAATTGCGCTGGAATCATCATTAATAACAAAATTCGCTTTTGCACCATTAAATAAGCCTTTTCAGTAAATTTGTTTTAAATATTTTTGATTTTCTAAATTAAAATATTTAGCGTCTTTTTTTCTAGTTTTATAAAAAACATTAAATTTAAATTTTTCTAATCCTTCCTTAAAGAAGTTAGAGGTTGAAGAATTTGAAAAATCGAGTCCAAATTTCAATGATTTTTTACCTAAATATTCATAATTTTTGTATAGATTAGCAATTTCATTTAGATAATCTTTGTAAGATTCCACATATTCAATTTTAGATATTGCTTCTTGATAGTTTTGTTTTTCAAAATTACCATGATACATTTCACTTATAATTTGCTGTATTTTTGAATTTTCAAGCAAAAAACCTGCGGCATTATAAAACGTGATGTGTATTTTATTATTGTGTGTTTTAAAAAATATTGTATTTTCACAGTTATTTTTGATTGCTGAATATTTTTGAATTTGTAAAGGGGTAGATTGAGGATTTGCTATTGAGATAACCTTATAGTTGTTTTGGGTTAAAACATTTGCGAAAGTATTAAAACAATTTTGTGAATTAATTTTTGCATCTGATGCTAAAAATATTTTATTATTGCTATTTTTACCAATACTATTGATTTTACAAAACGATTGGGATAAATTATAAGAAAATTGCTCTAACGAATTTATGCTTTCGTTAGTGTCAAAAACAATTTCACTTTTTGCAAGATCTAGATAATATTTCTCAAATTGTTTTGCCACTAAAGAGCTATTAATCTCACCCATTTTTGTATCTTTTTGGTCATTATTTGGATCAAGCTTATTGAATAATGATCTTTTAGACATCTTTTACACTCCACAATAAATAATATATAAAATTATATCAAAGAATTATTGTATATATTCCTATGTAAAATGAGGCTCAATTCAACTTTTAATTGAATAATATGTTATAAAATTTGTTTGAATTTGGCTTTATATTAAAAATATTAAGCGCAAAACTTAATACTTTTAATATGAGATACAAAAATGAATTATCAATATTCAATGTTTATATTTTTTTTCTTTTCAACCTATTTTTATTGAAATCAGGCAATAAAGTTATTAATTGAGCGCAAAAAACAGTGACAACTAGAATATAAATATATCATGGATAAAATTTAGGTATCATTAGCTCAAATAATATTATCCATACAACATAACAAATATTTAATCCTGAAGCGACTCCAACTCCTGTTTTGTTAATTGATATATAAAATAAAACAAAACTAACTATAGCAATAAATGATGCTCCTAAAATTCATAAAACATCAATATTAGTTACCACTAATTTAATAGTTTTAAAAGCGTTAAATGAAATAACAAAAACTATTCCAATAAATAAAACCGAAATACATTGACGAATGAATATGGAAACAATAGGGTCAATATTCGAATTCATTGCTTTTGATCCCATAAATGATTCAATGGCTCATCCAATTGCAGCAAATAAAGCAAATAAAAATCCTCAACAGTTCCTTAAATCTCCAGAACTAAATTGTAATATACCTAGTGTTAAGATAGCTAAAAGTGAAATTGCCCCGCCAATCATTGAATTAATATTCATTTTTTGTTTTAAAAATAGATAAGCAAGCATTGCCGCAAGAACAGGATAAGCAACCGTGATAGAACTAACTAGGCCAGGACCGATATATTGAATGCCTAAAATATAAGTTACTGACCCAAAGGGTCCGCCAAATATTGAGCCAAAAATTAGCCACAAAACATTTTTGTTTGTAAATGTTTTTTTAATTAAATTTACTTTTTTAAATGAAATTACAGCAAAAAATACTCAAATACAAGCCATTGATTCAGAAACAAATGAAATTGATACTCCAATCCTTAATGAATCAATAATTGTGGATAAACCATCAACTCGCCTCCTAAATGATTGATCGTGTAATAGCAAAAAAATTGATACAAGCGCTCAAGAAATACCAGCGAGAAATCCAAAGATTTTTCCAATGTTAGCAGAAGAAAAAGATTTTTTCCCTTGAATTATTTGTTGACTATTCATACTTAAACCTTTTTAAATATTTATTAGCCATCACAATCAATTCCTCTTCATAATCACTGAAAAAATCTTGATATTGCTTTTTGTATTCACATCAAAATACCCACAAAATTGCTTGCATAATTATTTGAGCATATAACCTATTTAATTCAGATTTTGTTGGTTTGCGGCCAAGGTATATGTTTAGAGATTCGGCAACTTGTTTTTCATTATATACACAAGATAAACAATATCCCGCTATATCTGTAAAGCCATCACTTGCCCCCGCATATTCTCAATCAATAAGTTTTACACGTCCATCTTTTAGAATTAAGACATTTTCATAAAATCCATCCACCAAACACAGATGTGTTGGATATTTTTTAGACTTATATCAATCGTAGATTTTATTGAATTCAACTTCTAATTTTCTAATTTGTGAACTTATTTTGCTGTGATGTTCGCCAATTTCTTTAGTATAGTAATTCTTTCTTTCTAAAAGGTCAAATTCATGATTTATTTGAATATTTTTAGTGTGTAAATCTTTAAAAGCCAGCATTGCTTTCTTCATATTTTGATAATATTGTCCATTTGCAACTAATGCATTTTTATAAAACTTTGCAATTTTAAAACCATGCAATGGACTGTCAATAAAATCATCAGTACTAAAATGGATAACTTCTTCACATATTCCAAAATCACTGATTTTTTGATAGACTTCTTTTTCTTGATATCTATTTATTAACTCGCGAGATGATTTTTTGGGTATACGCGCAATATAAGTTTTATTTTTTATATCAAAAGTAAATGAATCATTTGTCATGCCTTGTTTAACAGGTTTAATATTCGAAATTTGGTCAAATTCTATTGAAAAAACATTCATTATTTCCCTTAAATGAATATCTTGCTTAAAACAAGGGGCATCCGGATTATATGTCAATAAATCATTAAAATTGTCAATTTCGAATGCATAATTATCGCATGGCAAAGTTTTTAAATTTATCTTATCTAAAATATTTCATAAAGCTTGTTCCCAATAAGAATTTGTTCTTAACTCATCATTAATAATACACTTTGCAACTTCTTCAATAAATAAATCTAAATCCTTGTCATGTATGTATGAACATCCAGTCATAAAATCAAAAATGTTTGATTCATATTTTTGATTAATATCTCTAATTCTAAAATTTTTGACTACTTTAGAATCTTTAATAACTTCTCATTCCGCCTTGTTAACCTTGCTTTTTTGAGTATTAATTCAGGAGTTATTATATTTTTTGTTAAAAATATCCTTATTAAAAATCACGTCACTTGTTAATATGTAAACGCCCCCACCTGTATAAACTTTTTTTAGTTGCTTGAGAGCTAAATATAAACTATATAAAGAATTTGTATCTTTAAAATCCTTGTTGTAAACTTCAAATAAATTGTAGTACTGAACAATTCCTGTAAATTTTTTTCGCTTGTAACCTGTAACAATAATTTTATTGTCAAAATTTTCTAAATATTTTAAATTTTCAGTCAAAATTCGCGTATTTTCTTTTATTTCTAGCGAGCCTTTAGGGACCTTTAAAGTTAGCGGAGTTAATCTTGAGCCTAATCCAGCGGCTAGAATAATTACATTCTTCATATAAATCCTTTTTTAGTTAGTTTATTGAAAAATTTCAATAAAAAAACAAGTGAAAAAACAATAATTTGTACTAAATCACATATAAATTGGTAAGCACAGCTATTTATATGTTGTTACAACAAAATATTCAATTTATTGTTTCTTTTTAAACATAAACATTTGTAAATCATACAGGCCAAAATGTTCGCAATTTTTATATTTAACAGGTATTCTTCAATTTTCACCATATGTTTGAACAAGAATTTCTTCTCAATTGCTTGG
The genomic region above belongs to Mycoplasmopsis bovigenitalium and contains:
- a CDS encoding sugar phosphate nucleotidyltransferase translates to MKNVIILAAGLGSRLTPLTLKVPKGSLEIKENTRILTENLKYLENFDNKIIVTGYKRKKFTGIVQYYNLFEVYNKDFKDTNSLYSLYLALKQLKKVYTGGGVYILTSDVIFNKDIFNKKYNNSWINTQKSKVNKAEWEVIKDSKVVKNFRIRDINQKYESNIFDFMTGCSYIHDKDLDLFIEEVAKCIINDELRTNSYWEQALWNILDKINLKTLPCDNYAFEIDNFNDLLTYNPDAPCFKQDIHLREIMNVFSIEFDQISNIKPVKQGMTNDSFTFDIKNKTYIARIPKKSSRELINRYQEKEVYQKISDFGICEEVIHFSTDDFIDSPLHGFKIAKFYKNALVANGQYYQNMKKAMLAFKDLHTKNIQINHEFDLLERKNYYTKEIGEHHSKISSQIRKLEVEFNKIYDWYKSKKYPTHLCLVDGFYENVLILKDGRVKLIDWEYAGASDGFTDIAGYCLSCVYNEKQVAESLNIYLGRKPTKSELNRLYAQIIMQAILWVFWCEYKKQYQDFFSDYEEELIVMANKYLKRFKYE
- a CDS encoding DMT family transporter; amino-acid sequence: MNSQQIIQGKKSFSSANIGKIFGFLAGISWALVSIFLLLHDQSFRRRVDGLSTIIDSLRIGVSISFVSESMACIWVFFAVISFKKVNLIKKTFTNKNVLWLIFGSIFGGPFGSVTYILGIQYIGPGLVSSITVAYPVLAAMLAYLFLKQKMNINSMIGGAISLLAILTLGILQFSSGDLRNCWGFLFALFAAIGWAIESFMGSKAMNSNIDPIVSIFIRQCISVLFIGIVFVISFNAFKTIKLVVTNIDVLWILGASFIAIVSFVLFYISINKTGVGVASGLNICYVVWIILFELMIPKFYPWYIYILVVTVFCAQLITLLPDFNKNRLKRKKI